One window of the Labilibaculum sp. genome contains the following:
- a CDS encoding phosphopantothenoylcysteine decarboxylase: MRFIGNFSSGKMGFSIAEELASQGAQVVLVSGPTSLSTQNPNIKRIDVVSAQEMYEASLKAFPSCDGGIMTAAVADFTPLTPENTKVKRGKENYIIELTPTKDIAASLGAIKTTEQFLVGFALETNDEETNAKLKLEKKNLDFIVLNSLNDKGAGFQHDTNKITVINKSGECKNYELKSKSEVAKDIVNELIAYYEE, encoded by the coding sequence GTGCGTTTTATTGGCAATTTCTCATCCGGAAAAATGGGCTTTTCAATAGCCGAAGAATTAGCTTCTCAGGGAGCTCAGGTAGTTTTGGTAAGTGGTCCCACCTCTTTAAGTACTCAAAATCCAAATATTAAACGTATTGATGTTGTTTCTGCTCAGGAAATGTACGAGGCATCACTAAAGGCATTTCCATCTTGCGATGGGGGAATTATGACTGCAGCAGTGGCCGATTTTACACCTCTTACACCCGAAAATACAAAGGTGAAGCGAGGAAAGGAAAATTATATCATAGAGCTTACTCCCACAAAGGATATTGCAGCATCTTTGGGTGCCATTAAAACAACAGAACAGTTTTTGGTCGGTTTTGCATTGGAAACAAATGATGAAGAAACCAATGCCAAATTGAAATTGGAGAAGAAAAATTTAGACTTTATTGTTCTTAATTCTTTGAATGATAAAGGAGCCGGATTTCAACATGATACCAATAAGATAACGGTAATCAATAAGAGCGGAGAGTGCAAAAACTACGAGTTGAAAAGCAAATCAGAGGTGGCAAAAGATATCGTTAATGAATTGATTGCATATTATGAAGAATAA
- a CDS encoding flavoprotein, whose amino-acid sequence MLKDKNIILGVTASIAAYKAASLVRLLVKEGANVKVIMTTYAKEFISPVTMATLSKNTVLSDFFKHDDGSWNSHVDLGIWADLLIIAPTTANTMAKMANGICDNLLLTTYLSAKCPVIHTPAMDLDMFKHPATLRNMEILRSYGDLFIEPSSGELASGLYGKGRMEEPEIIVQKIIEFFESKKKN is encoded by the coding sequence ATGTTAAAAGATAAAAACATTATTCTTGGAGTTACTGCAAGTATTGCGGCTTATAAAGCGGCTTCTTTAGTGCGTTTATTAGTGAAAGAAGGAGCAAATGTAAAAGTGATCATGACTACCTATGCAAAGGAGTTTATTTCTCCGGTAACCATGGCTACCTTATCCAAAAATACCGTATTATCAGATTTCTTTAAACATGATGATGGATCATGGAATAGTCATGTAGATCTTGGTATTTGGGCAGATTTATTGATTATTGCACCAACAACAGCCAATACAATGGCTAAAATGGCCAATGGTATTTGTGACAATTTACTTTTAACAACCTATCTTTCAGCTAAATGTCCGGTTATTCATACTCCTGCAATGGATTTGGATATGTTTAAGCATCCTGCCACATTGCGAAATATGGAAATTTTAAGATCTTATGGAGATCTGTTTATTGAACCTTCGAGTGGTGAGCTGGCTAGTGGACTCTACGGAAAGGGGAGGATGGAAGAACCGGAGATTATTGTTCAGAAAATTATTGAGTTCTTTGAATCTAAAAAAAAAAACTAA
- a CDS encoding DNA-directed RNA polymerase subunit omega → MDYKKTNAASSTITRNMTELSEEVGNVYESVVIMAKRSNQIAVELKSELNKKLQEFASYTDNLEEVFENREQIEISKYYERLPKPSLIAVEEFISGEIYYRNPAKEVQAED, encoded by the coding sequence ATGGATTACAAGAAAACAAATGCAGCAAGTTCTACAATTACCCGTAACATGACTGAGTTAAGTGAAGAAGTGGGTAATGTTTACGAATCTGTAGTGATTATGGCAAAACGTTCTAATCAGATTGCTGTTGAACTGAAAAGTGAACTGAATAAGAAGTTGCAGGAGTTTGCATCTTATACAGATAACTTGGAAGAGGTTTTTGAAAATCGGGAGCAAATTGAAATCTCTAAGTATTACGAGAGATTGCCAAAGCCATCATTAATCGCAGTTGAGGAATTTATTAGCGGAGAAATCTACTACAGAAATCCTGCAAAAGAGGTACAAGCAGAAGATTAA
- a CDS encoding outer membrane protein assembly factor BamD, which yields MQKNRVAIPMRKIVYLFLLFAFVLGGCSEYQKLLKSNDNPLKYKKAVEYYNAEEYVKASTLFEELLPIYRGTSKAETISYYISYCSYGSGDYISAGYFFRNFLKTFPDSPYSEESLYMSAYCYYLESPKPRLDQTSTKDAIDAFQLYINRYPNSTRIPKCNDYIDEMQDKLVYKSFLSAKNYYDRGHFPAAIVSLQNGIKDYPGSSYREDLMFMLLESRFELALLSVEGKKRERYNLAKEEYYSFVDEFPESKYQKRTEKMIEGIEAYLSKFNTNI from the coding sequence ATGCAAAAAAATAGAGTAGCTATACCTATGAGAAAAATTGTTTATCTTTTTTTACTGTTCGCCTTTGTTTTAGGTGGATGCAGTGAGTATCAAAAACTTCTTAAGAGTAACGATAATCCTTTGAAATATAAGAAGGCTGTTGAATACTATAATGCGGAAGAATATGTAAAAGCGTCAACTCTTTTCGAGGAGTTGTTACCTATTTATCGGGGAACAAGTAAGGCGGAAACAATTAGCTATTATATTTCCTATTGTTCGTATGGTTCGGGAGATTATATTTCTGCAGGATATTTCTTCAGGAATTTCCTGAAAACATTTCCGGATAGTCCGTATTCAGAAGAGAGTTTGTATATGAGTGCATATTGCTACTATTTGGAGTCACCAAAACCAAGATTGGATCAGACATCAACAAAAGATGCTATTGATGCTTTTCAATTATACATTAATCGCTATCCGAATTCTACCCGAATTCCAAAATGCAACGATTATATTGATGAAATGCAGGATAAGTTGGTATATAAATCATTCTTGAGTGCAAAGAATTATTACGACAGAGGGCATTTTCCTGCTGCAATTGTTTCTTTGCAAAATGGCATCAAAGATTATCCCGGCTCATCATATCGTGAAGATTTAATGTTTATGCTTTTGGAATCCCGGTTCGAATTGGCATTGTTAAGTGTTGAAGGCAAAAAAAGAGAAAGATATAATCTCGCAAAAGAAGAATATTATTCTTTTGTAGACGAATTCCCTGAAAGTAAGTACCAAAAACGTACTGAAAAAATGATTGAAGGTATAGAGGCCTACTTGAGTAAGTTTAATACGAATATTTAA
- a CDS encoding aminotransferase class I/II-fold pyridoxal phosphate-dependent enzyme, translated as MDIFDKIKTQKGNIGQYAKQAHGYFAFPKLEGEIGSRMKFRGKEVLTWSLNNYIGLANHPEVRKEDAEASARWGLAYPMGARMMSGQTSRHEELEAQLAEFVGKPDAFLLNFGYQGMVSIIDAMVGRHDVIVYDSESHACIMDGLRLHVGKRFVYPHNDMDNLRKELERATKWTEKTGGGILVITEGVFGMAGDLGKLDEICALKDDFNFRLLVDDAHGFGVMGKTGAGTIEHFGVEDKVDLHFSTFAKAMAGIGAFIACSEEVGTYLRYTMRSQIFAKSLPMPIVEGSIKRLELLKNSPELREKLWNVTNALQTGLTKAGLNIGVTESPVTPVYLSGSVAEGTQVTMDLRENYNIFCSIVVYPVIPKGQLLLRLIPTAMHTLEDVEYTVNAFKEVAKKLNEGKYSNEKFADIFNQ; from the coding sequence GTGGATATTTTTGACAAAATTAAAACACAAAAGGGGAATATCGGGCAGTACGCGAAGCAGGCTCATGGCTATTTTGCTTTCCCAAAACTAGAAGGAGAAATCGGATCTAGAATGAAATTTCGTGGAAAAGAAGTTTTGACATGGAGTTTGAATAACTATATCGGATTGGCAAATCACCCTGAAGTGAGAAAAGAAGATGCTGAAGCATCTGCAAGATGGGGATTAGCATATCCAATGGGTGCTCGTATGATGTCAGGACAAACCAGTCGTCACGAGGAATTAGAAGCTCAACTAGCTGAATTTGTTGGGAAACCAGACGCATTTCTTTTGAATTTTGGTTACCAGGGTATGGTTTCTATCATTGATGCAATGGTTGGTCGTCATGATGTGATTGTTTATGATTCTGAATCACATGCATGTATCATGGATGGATTGAGACTTCATGTTGGAAAACGCTTCGTTTATCCGCATAACGATATGGACAATCTTCGTAAAGAATTAGAGAGAGCTACCAAATGGACTGAAAAAACAGGTGGTGGAATTCTTGTAATTACTGAAGGTGTGTTTGGAATGGCTGGTGACCTTGGTAAATTAGATGAAATTTGTGCTCTTAAGGATGATTTCAATTTCCGTTTACTTGTTGACGATGCTCATGGTTTTGGTGTAATGGGAAAAACCGGTGCTGGTACTATTGAGCATTTCGGTGTTGAAGATAAAGTAGATTTACATTTCAGTACTTTCGCAAAAGCAATGGCCGGTATCGGTGCTTTTATCGCCTGCAGCGAAGAAGTTGGTACTTACCTAAGATACACAATGAGATCTCAAATTTTTGCGAAATCATTGCCAATGCCTATCGTGGAAGGATCTATTAAGCGTTTGGAGTTGTTGAAAAACTCTCCTGAATTGCGTGAGAAACTTTGGAACGTAACCAATGCTCTACAAACTGGTTTAACTAAAGCAGGATTAAACATTGGTGTAACAGAGTCTCCTGTAACACCAGTTTATTTATCAGGTAGTGTGGCTGAAGGAACTCAGGTAACTATGGATTTAAGAGAAAATTACAATATTTTCTGTTCTATAGTTGTTTACCCTGTAATTCCCAAAGGACAATTACTGCTTAGATTGATTCCTACTGCTATGCACACCTTAGAAGATGTTGAATACACTGTTAATGCATTTAAAGAGGTTGCTAAGAAATTGAACGAAGGCAAATACAGCAACGAGAAATTTGCTGATATTTTCAATCAATAG
- the trxB gene encoding thioredoxin-disulfide reductase, whose protein sequence is MEFKSMNLKDTNPSTPEGDVENVKCLIVGSGPAGYTAAIYAARANLNPVLIEGLQPGGQLTTTTEVDNFPGYADGVTGPAMMADLKKQAERFGTDCRWGLVTEVDFSSYPHKVIVDGKKIIMAETVILATGATAKYLGFPTEEKYMGSGVSACATCDGFFYRGMDVAVVGGGDTAAEEATYLAGLARKVYLIVRKPFLRASKAMQDRVARTENIEVLYEHNTKELYGDGVVQGAKLIKRMGEADETEVDIKIDGYFVAIGHTPNSKIFSKYLKTDEQGYVLTEPDSTKTNVPGVFAAGDLKDPHYRQAITSAGSGCMAAMDAERFLSERE, encoded by the coding sequence ATGGAATTTAAGTCAATGAATCTGAAGGATACCAATCCTTCTACACCTGAAGGGGATGTGGAAAATGTAAAATGTCTGATTGTTGGATCTGGACCTGCCGGATATACTGCAGCAATTTACGCCGCAAGAGCAAATTTAAACCCTGTTTTAATTGAAGGTTTGCAACCCGGAGGACAATTGACAACAACAACAGAAGTAGACAATTTCCCTGGATATGCTGATGGTGTTACTGGACCAGCTATGATGGCTGACTTAAAAAAACAAGCAGAGAGATTTGGTACAGATTGTCGTTGGGGACTGGTAACGGAAGTAGATTTTTCTTCTTATCCTCACAAGGTAATTGTTGATGGGAAGAAAATTATTATGGCAGAGACAGTTATTTTAGCAACAGGTGCTACTGCTAAATATTTAGGTTTTCCAACCGAAGAAAAATACATGGGCTCGGGAGTTTCCGCTTGTGCAACCTGCGATGGTTTCTTCTACCGTGGAATGGATGTAGCAGTAGTAGGTGGCGGCGATACCGCTGCCGAGGAAGCAACTTATTTGGCAGGATTAGCCAGAAAAGTATATTTGATTGTACGTAAGCCTTTTTTACGTGCTTCCAAAGCAATGCAGGATCGTGTTGCACGAACAGAAAATATTGAAGTTCTTTATGAGCACAACACCAAAGAGCTTTATGGTGACGGTGTAGTGCAGGGGGCTAAGTTGATAAAGCGAATGGGAGAGGCCGATGAGACTGAAGTAGACATCAAAATAGATGGTTATTTTGTCGCAATCGGACACACACCTAATTCAAAGATATTTAGTAAGTATTTAAAAACTGATGAGCAAGGTTATGTGTTAACTGAGCCGGATTCGACTAAAACAAATGTCCCTGGAGTGTTTGCTGCGGGTGATCTAAAAGATCCTCATTACCGTCAGGCAATTACTTCGGCGGGCTCTGGTTGTATGGCAGCTATGGATGCTGAAAGATTCCTTTCCGAAAGGGAGTAA
- a CDS encoding DUF2867 domain-containing protein — translation MIEKLKIIPEQSLLKKEEQSYHYIDSFQSQYIASEFDIIYLGKSFLSSSPKWVDNLMAIRDKLVGVFGLKTSAQLKAMQDVDNLKFEPGAQLDIFKLYNITENELILGEDDKHLSFRVSLLLDSINDDVNKKRIILTTMVEFKNLFGRLYFIPVKPFHQLIVKETLKEMIINIEKH, via the coding sequence ATGATCGAAAAATTAAAAATAATTCCAGAGCAATCATTACTAAAAAAAGAAGAGCAATCATATCATTACATTGATAGTTTTCAAAGTCAATACATAGCGTCTGAATTTGATATAATTTATCTTGGAAAATCATTTTTATCAAGCAGTCCGAAATGGGTAGATAATTTAATGGCTATCAGGGATAAATTAGTAGGAGTGTTTGGCTTAAAAACTTCAGCTCAATTAAAGGCAATGCAAGATGTTGATAATTTGAAGTTTGAACCAGGTGCTCAACTTGATATTTTTAAATTGTATAATATAACAGAAAATGAACTCATATTAGGAGAGGATGATAAGCACCTTAGTTTTAGGGTTTCATTATTGCTCGATAGCATAAATGACGATGTTAATAAAAAGAGAATTATTTTGACTACGATGGTCGAATTCAAAAATCTATTTGGAAGACTTTATTTTATTCCAGTTAAACCATTTCATCAACTTATAGTGAAAGAAACGCTAAAAGAGATGATTATAAATATAGAAAAACATTAA